The nucleotide sequence CGGAACAAGAAGAGCATTGCGGTGGATCTCAAAAGCCCGCAGGGCCGCGAGATCGTGCTCAAGTTGGTCGCCACTGCTGACATCGTGAGCGAGAACTTCAAAACAGAGACCATGCAGAAACTGGGCTTGGACTACGCGTCTTTAAGCAAGCTGGACCCGCGCCTGATTTACGTGAGCCACAAGGGCTTTTTGCCCGGCCCTTACGACCACCGCACCGCGCTGGACGAAGTGGTGCAGATGATGGGTGGCCTAGCCTATATGACCGGCCGCCCGGGTGACCCGCTGCGTGCTGGGTCAAGCGTGAACGACATCATGGGCGGCATCTTCGGCGCGGTGGGCGCCATGGCCGCGCTCATGCAGCGCCAGCAAACCGGTAAGGGCCAAGAGGTGCAAAGCGCGCTGTTTGAGAACAACATCTTTCTGGTTGCTCAGCACATGATGCAGTTCGCCGTGACCGGCAAGGCCGCTGCGCCCATGCCCGAGCGCATCTCGCCCTGGGGCATTTACGACGTGTTCAGCGTCAAAGACAACGAGCAAATCTTTCTGGCCGTGGTGGGTGACGGACAGTGGAAGACTTTTTGCGAGGCCTTCGCTTACGCCGATCTCTTTGCCGACCCACGCGTCACCACCAACAACGACCGCGTGCTGGCCCGTAGCTGGCTCATTCCCGAGCTGCGCACGCGCCTGGCACAGTTCAGCCGGGCTGAGCTGTCTCAGCGCTTTGAGCAGGTCGGCCTGCCGTTTGCGCCCATCACCGATCCGCAGCATTTATTTGACGACCCGCACCTGCAAGCCACGGGCGGGCTGGCGCCCATGGAGCTGCCCGACGGCCGCCAGACGCAAGTGCCTTTGTTGCCGTTGACTCTTGGCGGCGAGCGCCTCGGCCTGCGGCTGGACCCGCCCAAGCTCGGTGAGCACACCGACGCGCTGCTGCAAAGCTTGGGCTACTCGGCCACTGATGTGGCTGCACTGCATGAAGCTGGTGTCGTGCTATGAAAAAAGTAGCTGCGTACGCATATTCCACGAGCGCCAAGGGCCTGAATGGGAGAGCGGTCTGCGTAGGTCAAGGGGGAGCCCGCAAAGCGGGCGGAGGACACGAAGCAGAGCGTTCTGCCATTCAGGCCAACGGGAGCTAACCATGGACAAACTCAAGCAACTCGAATCATTTGTCTCTGTAGCCTTGCGAGGAAGCCTTACTGCAGCTGCGAACGCAGAAGGCGTGGCCCCCGCCATCATGGGGCGACGGCTGGACGCATTGGAGGAGCGCTTAGGTGTGAAGTTGTTGCTACGCACTACCCGGCGGCTGACCCTCACGCACGAAGGCAGTGCGTTCCTCGAAGATTGCCAGCGCCTACTGGCGGACTTGTCCAACGCGGAAGCCAGTGTGAGTGCAGGCGGGGTGAAGGCTAGCGGTCATTTGCGCATTACTGCGCCAGCAGGGTTTGGGCGGCGCCATGTGGCACCGTTGGTACCCAAGTTTCGAGAACTACATCCTGAGGTAACCGTGTCTTTGAACCTGAGTGACCGAGTGGTCGATATTGCGGGAGAAGGGTTTGACTGCGCGGTTCGTGTAGGGGATATGCCGGACTCGTCCATGGTGAGTTTGCGTCTGGCGGACAACCGACGCATGTGTGTGGCAACCCCGGCTTACCTTGCCCGGTATGGGGCACCAAAGCACCCCAATGAGTTGGCTAGATTCGCCTGCTTAACCTTGTCGAGTGATGCGTCCCAAACCCGAGGCTGGGCCTTTAAAGTGCCAAGCGAACAGGGTACGGAAGTCATTCACTTAAGACCTGCTGGGCCGTTGGATTGTTCCGATGGTCAGGTGCTGCACGACTGGTGCCTAGCCGGCTATGGCATCGCTTGGCGCAGCACTTGGGAGGTAGAGGCCGAGATCTCAGAGGGAGCGTTAGTGTCAGTGTTGGACGAGTTTGCGGCCCCGCCCAATGGCATTTACGCAGTTTTTCCGCAGCGCAAACATTTGCCACTGCGGGTGCGCCTATGGATTGATTACCTCAAACACCACTACGGCACCCCTGGTTTTTGGCAAATGCTGCAAAAATAGTAGTTGCCTCACCGTTTTTTGTCGAGTTTTCGCCAATAAACGAATTCCGGTTCGTGAACTTCTACATCGACCTCCATGACACGTGCTTGCAGGCGTTCTTGCACATCGGCAACGGCGCGGTTGTAGACCAAAGGGCCAATCTCTTCCAAGAAGAATCCCAGCAGTCCGCCAGCGGCAACATTACCAATGGGCTCATCCATGTGTTCCCGGAAGTAGCGTTCAATCGACGTGATGGCTTGCTGTCGCGAGTCTTTGCTGATCGCAATAGTCATACGGCGCTGCCAAACTCTTTGCCCATCTCTTGCGCCCGTGCGTGAGCGGCAAACAAGGCCTTGGAGAACAGGGTTTTGACTTCACTCGCATCCATTGCGCTAATGGCTGCGTGGGTGGTTCCTCCTTTGGAAGTCACCCGTTGGCGCAAGACTTCAGGGGCTTCAGTGGACGCTAAGGCCAATTCACCTGCACCAATAAAGGTAGCTACGGCCAGCTTGTGCGCTTGCTCGCGGCTGAGGCCCATTTGAGCACCTGCATCGGTCATCGCTTCCATCAAATAAAACATATAGGCAGGCCCAGAGCCGGACAGCGCTGTAACCGCATCAAGTTGCTCCTCGCGCTCCACCCATACGGTCTGACCCGTGCAACCCAATATGCCGGTGCAGTGCTCGCGGTCTGTGGGGGTGACGCGTTCCATGGCAAATAAACCTGTGATGCCCTTACCGATGAGTGCCGGGGTATTCGGCATTGTTCGAACGATGCGATCTGAATGCAGCCAAGTGGCAATGCTGCCGCATGGAATGCCCGCCGCAATACTGATGTGAAGCGCCCCAGCGACCCACGGCGCAACTGCAAGCCCAGCGGCGTGAAAAACCTGAGGCTTCACTGCCCAAATCACCACGTCAGCCGCCTTGAGCGCATCCGACCCAGCTGACATAGCGCCAACGCCGTACTGGGAACGTAAGCTCGCTCGGGCGTCTTCCGAAGGC is from Rhodoferax aquaticus and encodes:
- a CDS encoding DUF2164 domain-containing protein, whose translation is MTIAISKDSRQQAITSIERYFREHMDEPIGNVAAGGLLGFFLEEIGPLVYNRAVADVQERLQARVMEVDVEVHEPEFVYWRKLDKKR
- the proC gene encoding pyrroline-5-carboxylate reductase, encoding MSLHIAFIGGGNMASAIIGGLTKQGHPTSGITVVEPSEDARASLRSQYGVGAMSAGSDALKAADVVIWAVKPQVFHAAGLAVAPWVAGALHISIAAGIPCGSIATWLHSDRIVRTMPNTPALIGKGITGLFAMERVTPTDREHCTGILGCTGQTVWVEREEQLDAVTALSGSGPAYMFYLMEAMTDAGAQMGLSREQAHKLAVATFIGAGELALASTEAPEVLRQRVTSKGGTTHAAISAMDASEVKTLFSKALFAAHARAQEMGKEFGSAV
- a CDS encoding CaiB/BaiF CoA transferase family protein translates to MSESTQSLPLAGIRVVEFTHMVMGPTCGMTLGDLGAEVIKVEPLAGDSTRKLLGSGAGFYPLFNRNKKSIAVDLKSPQGREIVLKLVATADIVSENFKTETMQKLGLDYASLSKLDPRLIYVSHKGFLPGPYDHRTALDEVVQMMGGLAYMTGRPGDPLRAGSSVNDIMGGIFGAVGAMAALMQRQQTGKGQEVQSALFENNIFLVAQHMMQFAVTGKAAAPMPERISPWGIYDVFSVKDNEQIFLAVVGDGQWKTFCEAFAYADLFADPRVTTNNDRVLARSWLIPELRTRLAQFSRAELSQRFEQVGLPFAPITDPQHLFDDPHLQATGGLAPMELPDGRQTQVPLLPLTLGGERLGLRLDPPKLGEHTDALLQSLGYSATDVAALHEAGVVL
- a CDS encoding LysR family transcriptional regulator, translated to MDKLKQLESFVSVALRGSLTAAANAEGVAPAIMGRRLDALEERLGVKLLLRTTRRLTLTHEGSAFLEDCQRLLADLSNAEASVSAGGVKASGHLRITAPAGFGRRHVAPLVPKFRELHPEVTVSLNLSDRVVDIAGEGFDCAVRVGDMPDSSMVSLRLADNRRMCVATPAYLARYGAPKHPNELARFACLTLSSDASQTRGWAFKVPSEQGTEVIHLRPAGPLDCSDGQVLHDWCLAGYGIAWRSTWEVEAEISEGALVSVLDEFAAPPNGIYAVFPQRKHLPLRVRLWIDYLKHHYGTPGFWQMLQK